A DNA window from Plasmodium brasilianum strain Bolivian I chromosome 12, whole genome shotgun sequence contains the following coding sequences:
- a CDS encoding esterase encodes MAENHLCDNDFNLTNCVDGRPALDAFYNKDGLLLRTYGWLVKNAIGIIILIHGLNSHARFAFLRHNVDIVNNDKAVLRDEQNYYVYKDSWIEHFNKSGYSVYGIDLQGHGKSDGWRDLKVNIKSYDDLVYDVIEYINKIQEKLRVVDETDSVISGSSNICKRDALPTYIIGQSMGGNIALRTLQILGKSKGDIIKKLNIRGCISLSGMISIELMTASPRSYKYSCFYLPFAKVISWCFPRFRILSKSRYTRFPYMNDILGMDKMRYKKGITSRFGHELLKAMKILDRDIRHIPKDIPILFIHSKDDTLCYYRGVVSFFNRLTNDKKELHILENMEHMLSVEPGNENVLKKIMNWLSELSLSIMNKNDIKEESD; translated from the coding sequence atGGCCGAAAATCATCTATGTGATAATGATTTTAACTTAACTAATTGCGTAGATGGTAGACCAGCACTGGATGCGTTTTATAATAAAGATGGATTATTATTAAGAACGTACGGGTGGTTAGTAAAAAATGCTATAGGTATTATAATACTAATTCACGGTTTAAATTCACATGCAAGATTTGCCTTTTTAAGACATAACGTCGACATAGTAAATAATGATAAGGCTGTATTGAGGGATGagcaaaattattatgtgtaCAAGGACAGTTGGATagaacattttaataaaagtgGATACTCAGTATATGGTATAGATTTACAAGGTCATGGAAAGTCTGATGGATGGAGAGATTTAaaagttaatataaaatcatATGATGATTTAGTATATGATGTAatagaatatattaataaaattcaaGAAAAGCTAAGAGTAGTTGATGAAACAGACAGTGTAATTTCAGGTAGTAGCAACATATGTAAGAGAGATGCACTTCCTACTTATATAATAGGTCAATCAATGGGAGGAAATATTGCTTTAAGAACATTACAAATATTAGGAAAGTCTAAAGGAgatattatcaaaaaattaaatattagaGGATGTATATCATTGTCTGGAATGATTTCTATCGAGTTAATGACTGCATCTCCTCGTTCTTATAAATACAGTTGCTTTTATTTACCTTTTGCAAAAGTTATTTCTTGGTGTTTTCCAAGATTTAGAATTTTAAGTAAGTCGCGTTATACAAGGTTCCCCTATATGAATGATATTTTAGGTATGGACAAAATGCGTTATAAAAAGGGGATAACGAGTAGATTTGGGCATGAACTTTTAAAAGCAATGAAGATTTTAGACAGAGACATACGACATATTCCTAAAGATATtcctatattatttattcattcaaaAGATGATACTTTGTGTTATTATAGAGGTGtagtatcattttttaatagactaacaaatgataaaaaagaattgcaCATCTTGGAGAATATGGAACATATGTTAAGTGTGGAACCTGgaaatgaaaatgttttaaaaaaaattatgaactgGTTAAGTGAATTATCTTTGTcaataatgaataaaaacgATATCAAAGAAGAATCagattaa